The following are from one region of the Colius striatus isolate bColStr4 chromosome Z, bColStr4.1.hap1, whole genome shotgun sequence genome:
- the LINGO2 gene encoding leucine-rich repeat and immunoglobulin-like domain-containing nogo receptor-interacting protein 2, with protein MCHTAVSCWQPFLGLAVLLAFMGPTIGCPARCECSAQNKSVSCHRRRLMAIPEGIPIETKILDLSKNRLKTVNPEEFTSYPLLEEIDLSDNIVANVEPGAFNNLFNLRSLRLKGNRLKLVPLGVFTGLANLTKLDISENKIVILLDYMFQDLHNLKSLEVGDNDLVYISHRAFSGLLSLEQLTLERCNLTAVPTEALSHLHNLISLHLKQLNINTLPAYAFKRLFRLKNLEIEAWPLLDMLPANSLYGLNLTSLSITNTNLSAVPYSALKHLVYLTHLNLSFNPISTIEAGMLSDLVRLQELHMMGAQLRTIESHAFQGLRYLRVLNVSQNLLETLEENVFHSSKSLEVLCINNNPLACDCRLLWILQRQPTLQFGGQPPMCAGPDSVKERSFKDFHSTALSFYFTCKKPKIQDKKLQYLVVEEGQTVQLMCNADGDPQPTISWVTPRRRLITTKSNGRSTVLGDGTLEIRFAQDQDTGVYVCIASNAAGNDTYSASLTVKGFTSDRFLYANRTPMYMTDSNDTISNGTNVNTFSLDLKTILVSTAMGCFTFLGVVLFCFLLLFVWSRGKGKHKTSIDLEYVPRKNNGAVVEGEVAGPRRFNMKMI; from the coding sequence ATGTGTCACACAGCTGTATCATGCTGGCAGCCGTTCCTGGGTCTGGCTGTGTTGTTAGCCTTCATGGGCCCCACCATAGGCTGCCCAGCCCGCTGTGAATGTTCAGCACAGAACAAGTCCGTCAGCTGTCACCGAAGGCGTCTGATGGCCATCCCAGAGGGCATTCCCATTGAGACCAAGATCTTAGACCTCAGCAAGAACCGACTGAAGACTGTCAACCCTGAGGAATTTACATCATACCCTTTACTGGAGGAGATTGACCTCAGTGACAATATAGTTGCCAATGTGGAGCCTGGAGCCTTTAACAATCTCTTCAACTTGCGTTCCCTGAGGCTCAAAGGAAACCGTCTGAAGCTGGTCCCCCTTGGGGTGTTCACTGGCCTGGCAAACTTAACAAAGCTTGATATAAGTGAAAACAAGATTGTCATTTTGCTGGACTACATGTTCCAAGATCTGCATAACTTAAAATCCCTGGAGGTTGGGGACAATGATTTGGTTTATATATCACACAGGGCCTTTAGCGGACTGCTTAGCCTGGAGCAGCTCACCCTGGAGAGATGCAACCTTACAGCCGTACCAACAGAAGCTCTTTCTCACCTCCACAACCTCATCAGTCTGCATCTGAAACAGCTCAACATCAACACTTTGCCTGCGTATGCCTTTAAAAGACTATTTCGCCTGAAAAACCTAGAGATAGAGGCCTGGCCCCTCCTGGACATGCTACCTGCCAACAGTCTATATGGTCTCAACCTTACTTCTCTCTCTATCACGAACACAAACCTATCTGCAGTACCTTATTCTGCTTTGAAACATCTGGTTTACCTGACACATCTAAACCTCTCTTTCAACCCTATTAGCACCATTGAGGCAGGTATGCTTTCAGATCTAGTGCGCCTGCAGGAGCTCCACATGATGGGGGCCCAGCTACGTACCATTGAATCCCACGCTTTCCAAGGGCTCCGATACTTACGCGTTCTTAATGTGTCCCAAAACCTGCTAGAAACCTTAGAAGAGAATGTATTCCATTCCTCCAAAAGCCTTGAGGTCCTGTGCATTAACAACAATCCTCTGGCCTGTGACTGCCGTCTCCTTTGGATTTTACAGAGACAACCCACTTTGCAGTTTGGAGGCCAGCCACCGATGTGTGCTGGCCCAGACAGTGTCAAAGAGAGGTCGTTCAAAGATTTTCACAGCACAGCTCTTTCCTTTTACTTCACCTGTAAGAAGCCCAAGATACAAGACAAGAAGTTGCAATACCTGGTAGTGGAGGAAGGGCAGACGGTGCAGTTGATGTGCAATGCTGATGGGGACCCACAGCCTACTATATCCTGGGTTACCCCACGTCGGAGGCTGATCACAACTAAGTCAAATGGAAGATCCACTGTGCTGGGAGATGGCACCCTGGAGATCCGATTTGCTCAAGACCAGGACACTGGTGTCTATGTTTGTATTGCAAGTAATGCAGCTGGAAATGACACCTATTCAGCCTCCCTAACTGTAAAGGGGTTTACTTCAGACCGTTTCCTTTACGCCAACAGGACCCCTATGTATATGACAGACTCCAACGACACAATTTCCAATGGGACTAACGTGAACACCTTCTCTCTGGACCTTAAGACAATATTGGTGTCCACAGCTATGGGCTGTTTCACATTCCTTGgggtggttttattttgtttcctcctcctttttgtGTGGAGCCGAGGGAAAGGCAAACACAAAACCAGCATTGACCTTGAATACGTCCCTCGCAAAAACAATGGTGCTGTGGTTGAAGGGGAGGTTGCTGGACCACGAAGGTTCAATATGAAAATGATTTGA